A part of Sugiyamaella lignohabitans strain CBS 10342 chromosome D, complete sequence genomic DNA contains:
- the VMA8 gene encoding H(+)-transporting V1 sector ATPase subunit D (Subunit D of the V1 peripheral membrane domain of V-ATPase; part of the electrogenic proton pump found throughout the endomembrane system; plays a role in the coupling of proton transport and ATP hydrolysis; the V1 peripheral membrane domain of the vacuolar H+-ATPase (V-ATPase) has eight subunits; GO_component: GO:0000329 - fungal-type vacuole membrane [Evidence TAS] [PMID 11717306]; GO_component: GO:0016021 - integral component of membrane [Evidence ISM] [PMID 12192589]; GO_component: GO:0000221 - vacuolar proton-transporting V-type ATPase, V1 domain [Evidence TAS] [PMID 10224039]; GO_component: GO:0000221 - vacuolar proton-transporting V-type ATPase, V1 domain [Evidence TAS] [PMID 9442887]; GO_function: GO:0042626 - ATPase activity, coupled to transmembrane movement of substances [Evidence IEA]; GO_function: GO:0046961 - proton-transporting ATPase activity, rotational mechanism [Evidence TAS] [PMID 10224039]; GO_function: GO:0046961 - proton-transporting ATPase activity, rotational mechanism [Evidence TAS] [PMID 9442887]; GO_process: GO:0006811 - ion transport [Evidence IEA]; GO_process: GO:0015992 - proton transport [Evidence IEA]; GO_process: GO:0055085 - transmembrane transport [Evidence IEA]; GO_process: GO:0006810 - transport [Evidence IEA]; GO_process: GO:0007035 - vacuolar acidification [Evidence TAS] [PMID 10224039]; GO_process: GO:0007035 - vacuolar acidification [Evidence TAS] [PMID 9442887]) → MGRVMQTAAFSLAEVTYATGENIGYQVQESVKSARFRVRAHQENVSGVYLPQFEAYYDDNSNDFQMTGLGRGGQQVQRAKYVYSQAVETLVELASLQTAFVILDEVIKVTNRRVNAIEHVIIPRTENTIAYINSELDELDREEFYRLKKVQNKKQRDNEILEAERKNRKIAEGLAKAGDGPVSDKTATAVSGDIDQSPSDLLGDQEDEDVIF, encoded by the coding sequence ATGGGTAGAGTGATGCAGACAGCTGCGTTCTCGCTTGCTGAAGTGACGTATGCCACTGGTGAGAATATCGGGTACCAGGTGCAAGAGTCGGTCAAGAGTGCTCGATTTCGAGTGCGTGCTCACCAGGAGAACGTATCTGGTGTTTACCTGCCTCAGTTTGAGGCATATTACGACGATAATAGCAACGATTTCCAGATGACCGGTTTAGGACGAGGTGGTCAGCAGGTGCAGAGAGCCAAGTACGTGTACTCACAGGCCGTTGAGACGCTTGTGGAGCTCGCATCGTTGCAAACGGCTTTTGTGATTCTGGACGAGGTCATTAAAGTGACGAACCGTCGTGTCAACGCCATTGAGCACGTCATTATCCCCCGTACTGAGAACACAATTGCGTATATCAACAGTGAACTCGACGAGTTAGATCGTGAGGAGTTCTACCGACTCAAGAAAGTCcagaacaagaaacaacGTGACAACGAGATCCTCGAGGCCGAGCGTAAAAACCGCAAGATTGCCGAGGGACTCGCCAAAGCCGGCGACGGCCCCGTCAGCGACAAAACCGCAACTGCGGTTTCCGGCGACATCGACCAGTCACCCAGCGATCTCCTCGGCGACCAGGAAGACGAGGACGTCATTTTCTAA
- the DUR1,2 gene encoding bifunctional urea carboxylase/allophanate hydrolase (Urea amidolyase; contains both urea carboxylase and allophanate hydrolase activities, degrades urea to CO2 and NH3; expression sensitive to nitrogen catabolite repression and induced by allophanate, an intermediate in allantoin degradation; protein abundance increases in response to DNA replication stress; GO_component: GO:0005737 - cytoplasm [Evidence IDA] [PMID 14562095]; GO_component: GO:0005737 - cytoplasm [Evidence IDA] [PMID 22842922]; GO_function: GO:0005524 - ATP binding [Evidence IEA,IEA]; GO_function: GO:0004039 - allophanate hydrolase activity [Evidence IEA]; GO_function: GO:0004039 - allophanate hydrolase activity [Evidence IMP] [PMID 6105114]; GO_function: GO:0004075 - biotin carboxylase activity [Evidence IEA]; GO_function: GO:0016884 - carbon-nitrogen ligase activity, with glutamine as amido-N-donor [Evidence IEA]; GO_function: GO:0003824 - catalytic activity [Evidence IEA,IEA]; GO_function: GO:0016787 - hydrolase activity [Evidence IEA]; GO_function: GO:0016874 - ligase activity [Evidence IEA,IEA]; GO_function: GO:0046872 - metal ion binding [Evidence IEA]; GO_function: GO:0000166 - nucleotide binding [Evidence IEA]; GO_function: GO:0003755 - peptidyl-prolyl cis-trans isomerase activity [Evidence IEA]; GO_function: GO:0004847 - urea carboxylase activity [Evidence IEA]; GO_function: GO:0004847 - urea carboxylase activity [Evidence IMP] [PMID 6105114]; GO_process: GO:0000256 - allantoin catabolic process [Evidence TAS] [PMID 1938916]; GO_process: GO:0006525 - arginine metabolic process [Evidence IEA]; GO_process: GO:0008152 - metabolic process [Evidence IEA,IEA]; GO_process: GO:0006457 - protein folding [Evidence IEA]; GO_process: GO:0000413 - protein peptidyl-prolyl isomerization [Evidence IEA]; GO_process: GO:0043419 - urea catabolic process [Evidence IEA]; GO_process: GO:0043419 - urea catabolic process [Evidence IMP] [PMID 6105114]) gives MTASPPLFGLTVDQWKSTQISSADPLKNILDLVAAYDPKDPAWITIASPEQIKSQWDSLPKSLPLYGVPFAVKDNIDVDGFPTTAACPAYRYIAQADAVVVALLKKAGAIVVGKTNLDQFATGLVGVRSPYGIPTSTFSSSHISGGSSSGSAVVASKGLVPFSLGTDTAGSGRVPAALNNLIGVKPTVGAFSATGVVPACKSLDCVSIFTLSLKDAQLLFSLAAEYDPTYGYSRRLPTKPLKTFGKRPLFAIPSNPKWFGEEQNKVAYEKAIEKFRSLGVEITAVDFSILYELADLLYEGPWVAERYAAIRDFMQSPEKMNKTVYQIIKKAENFTAADFFDFEYRRKDIIKKIEAQFDHFDGMIVPTCPLNPTLADLEAEPILVNSRQGTYTNFVNLSDMSALSIPAGFREDGLPTGVTLLSKAFHDYALLDLAQRFLTADKTRLLGNTGVYTSSETDILVSTLPQLSAPETIPLAVVGGHLSGMALNWQLQKVNATLVKRCLTARHYRLYALPNSNPPKPGLQRVGPGSNGESLNIEIWNVPTEKFADFISMVPAPLGIGSVELEDGSWVKGFICEEIGYAGAKDITKYGGWKKYISHTSNGRPFNTVLVANRGEIAVRIIKTLKKLAIHSVAVYSEPDRYAQHVLEADDAVFLQGTTAAETYLSVRKILDAAKKTGSQAIIPGYGFLSENADFADACQEEGIVFVGPNGDTIRKLGLKHSARDIAEKAGVPLVPGSGLLDTIDDALKVAAKLEYPLMIKSTAGGGGIGLQRVDNDEQLRKAFVTVQRQGMAYFNDSGVFLERFVENARHVEVQVFGDGYGKAISLGERDCSLQRRNQKIIEETPAPRFPEATRERIKKAAEMLASSMKYKCAGTVEFIYDENRDEFYFLEVNARLQVEHPITEMVTGLDLVEWMLYIAADRAPDFTIPVVCKGAAMEARLYAENPVKDFLPSPGQLTDVSFPSFARVDTWVEKGVKISAEYDPTLAKIIVHGTDRADALAKLNAALNETVVSGVITNLDYLRSIAGSTMFSEAKVATKVLDSYKYQPHAIEITAPGSYTSVQDYPGRQLLWHIGVPPSGPMDEYAFRIANKIVGNHPKAPAIECTLVGPSILFHHDAVIALAGGNSPATLDEKPISLWEPIEVKAGQKLVVGKLSSGCRSYIAIRGGIDVPEYLGSRSTFALGNLGGYNGRTLKFGDVLFLAEPELASCTIPGPISEPAPVPKSLIPTYSNSWSVAVTCGPHGAPDFFKQSSLETFFSSEWKVHYNSNRFGVRLIGPKPEWARPDGGEAGLHPSNAHDYVYSLGAINFTGDEPVILTCDGPSLGGFVCAAVVIESEMWKIGQVKPGDKIKFVPVTFDDAINMKKKYENVVTEFEDTSSHLGEITPSPIYSPVLYSQKADKLNPDVAYRFAGDRYILVEYGENIMDLNLSYRVHRLTELVLGKVEGVLEMSSGVRSVLIQYDSLKVSQQELLKKLTDIEKSILFVDNWQVPSRIIKLPLAFEDKKTLAAVDRYKETIRSSAPWLPNNVDFLKEVNGLSDRNDVRDILYQARFLVLGLGDVFLGAPCAVPLDPRHRLLGTKYNPSRSYTPNGTVGIGGMYMCIYTMESPGGYQLVGRTVPIWDKLILNKASGDDSRPWLLSPFDQIEYYPVSEEQLEKFTEEVEHGRYKFDIENTIFDYGEYTRWLKANHASIKAHTERQLEGTDEFARIIQISNAELQKSTGPKDHGVEEFSENAVHVYSEVTGRFWKPCLVVGDRVVKGGGVVILEAMKTEMVVNAPTEGKVVKIYHENGDMVEAGDLVAVIEP, from the exons ATGACTGCGTCTCCACCTCTGTTTGGACTCACCGTCGATCAGTGGAAGTCGACTCAAATCTCTTCTGCTGACCCTCTGAAGAATATCCTTGATCTAGTAGCAGCCTATGATCCCAAGGATCCTGCCTGGATCACAATTGCCTCTCCAGAGCAAATCAAATCTCAATGGGACTCATTGCCAAAG AGCCTCCCTCTTTATGGTGTTCCATTTGCTGTAAAAGACAATATTGACGTAGATGGATTCCCCACTACTGCTGCTTGTCCTGCTTATAGATACATTGCGCAAGCTGATGCTGTAGTTGTAGCGCTACTCAAGAAAGCTGGTGCAATTGTCGTGGGAAAGACCAATTTAGATCAGTTTGCTACTGGTTTGGTTGGTGTTAGAAGCCCTTACGGCATCCCTACATCGACTTTTTCAAGTTCCCACATTTCAGGCGGTTCCAGTTCAGGTTCTGCTGTCGTTGCATCAAAGGGTCTAGTGCCATTTTCGCTTGGAACTGACACTGCTGGGTCAGGTCGTGTTCCCGCTGCTTTGAACAATTTAATTGGTGTCAAGCCCACTGTAGGTGCATTCTCTGCTACCGGTGTGGTCCCTGCCTGTAAATCGCTTGACTGCGTTTCTATCTTTACTCTATCCCTGAAAGATGCTCAATTGCTCTTTTCGCTTGCTGCTGAGTATGATCCCACATATGGTTACTCGAGAAGATTGCCCACTAAACCTCTCAAAACTTTTGGTAAGCGTCCATTGTTTGCTATTCCCAGCAATCCCAAGTGGTTTGGCGAGGAGCAAAACAAGGTTGCTTATGAAAAGGCAATTGAAAAGTTCAGATCTCTTGGTGTTGAAATCACTGCTGTAGACTTTTCAATTCTTTATGAACTTGCCGACTTACTGTATGAAGGTCCTTGGGTTGCTGAGAGATATGCTGCCATTCGCGACTTTATGCAATCTCCTGAGAAAATGAACAAGACTGTATATCAAATTATCAAAAAGGCCGAGAAtttcactgctgctgacttTTTCGACTTTGAGTACCGTCGTAAGGACattatcaagaagattgaAGCTCAATTCGATCATTTCGATGGTATGATTGTCCCCACTTGTCCTTTGAATCCAACTTTGGCTGACCTCGAAGCCGAGCCTATTCTTGTCAACTCCCGCCAAGGAACTTACACCAATTTTGTCAATCTTTCTGACATGTCTGCATTGTCTATTCCAGCCGGTTTCAGAGAAGACGGCTTGCCAACAGGTGTCACCCTGTTGTCCAAGGCATTCCATGACTATGCTTTGCTTGATCTGGCACAAAGATTCCTTACTGCTGACAAGACCCGTTTACTAGGCAACACTGGTGTCTACACTAGTTCTGAAACTGATATTCTAGTGTCTACTCTGCCTCAATTGTCAGCTCCTGAAACAATTCctttggctgttgttggtggtcATTTATCTGGTATGGCTCTCAACTGGCAATTACAGAAAGTCAATGCTACACTCGTAAAACGGTGTCTTACTGCCAGACACTACAGACTATATGCATTACCAAACTCCAATCCACCTAAGCCCGGTCTCCAGAGGGTTGGTCCAGGATCTAACGGCGAATCTCTTAACATCGAGATTTGGAATGTACCCACTGAGAAGTTTGCTGACTTCATTTCAATGGTCCCTGCTCCACTCGGAATTGGATCTGTCGAACTTGAAGACGGTTCTTGGGTGAAGGGCTTTATCTGTGAGGAAATTGGATATGCTGGTGCAAAGGATATTACCAAGTACGGAGGTTGGAAAAAGTACATTTCTCACACTAGTAATGGCAGACCATTCAACACTGTTTTGGTTGCCAATCGTGGTGAAATCGCAGTGAGAATTATCAAGActttgaagaagcttgCTATTCACTCTGTTGCTGTGTATTCTGAGCCCGATCGTTATGCTCAACACGTTCTGGAAGCTGATGACGCTGTATTTTTACAGGGAACCACTGCTGCCGAGACTTATCTCTCGGTTCGTAAGATTCTCGATGCTGCTAAAAAGACTGGAAGTCAAGCGATTATTCCAGGCTATGGATTCCTTTCGGAGAATGCTGACTTTGCTGATGCCTGTCAGGAAGAGGGTATTGTTTTCGTTGGTCCCAATGGAGACACTATTCGTAAGCTGGGTTTGAAGCACTCTGCAAGGGATATCGCTGAAAAGGCTGGCGTACCACTTGTTCCTGGAAGTGGCTTACTAGACACTATTGACGATGCTTTGAAGGTCGCTGCCAAACTCGAGTACCCTCTTATGATTAAGAGTACCGCTGGTGGCGGTGGTATTGGTTTACAAAGAGTTGACAACGACGAGCAGCTAAGAAAAGCTTTCGTGACTGTGCAACGTCAAGGTATGGCATACTTCAACGACTCCGGTGTGTTCTTGGAAAGATTTGTTGAGAATGCCAGACACGTTGAGGTTCAAGTGTTTGGTGATGGTTACGGCAAGGCTATTTCTCTGGGTGAGAGAGATTGTTCCctccaaagaagaaaccaGAAGATTATTGAGGAGACTCCTGCTCCTCGATTCCCTGAGGCTACTCGTGAAAGAATCAAGAAAGCCGCTGAAATGCTTGCTTCCAGTATGAAGTATAAATGTGCTGGTACTGTCGAGTTCATTTACGACGAAAACAGAGATGAGTTCTACTTTTTGGAAGTCAATGCTCGTCTTCAAGTCGAACATCCTATTACCGAGATGGTTACTGGCCTTGATCTTGTGGAATGGATGCTTTACATTGCTGCCGACAGAGCTCCTGATTTTACTATTCCTGTCGTTTGCAAGGGTGCTGCCATGGAGGCAAGACTCTATGCTGAGAATCCAGTCAAGGATTTCTTGCCTTCTCCTGGTCAACTTACCGATGTCAGCTTCCCATCTTTTGCTCGTGTGGATACGTGGGTTGAAAAGGGTGTCAAGATTTCTGCTGAGTACGATCCTACTCTTGCAAAGATTATTGTTCACGGTACCGACAGAGCAGATGCTCTTGCCAAGCTCAATGCTGCTTTGAACGAAACTGTTGTCAGTGGTGTTATTACCAACCTTGACTATCTCCGTTCGATCGCTGGATCTACTATGTTCTCGGAAGCCAAGGTAGCTACCAAGGTCCTCGATTCTTACAAGTATCAACCTCATGCAATTGAGATTACTGCTCCTGGCAGTTATACCTCCGTTCAAGACTACCCTGGACGTCAACTCCTGTGGCACATTGGTGTTCCTCCATCTGGCCCCATGGATGAGTACGCTTTTAGAATTGCCAACAAGATTGTTGGAAACCATCCAAAAGCCCCTGCTATTGAGTGTACTTTGGTTGGTCCCAGTATTTTGTTCCATCATGATGCAGTCATCGCTCTTGCAGGTGGAAACTCGCCTGCTACCTTGGATGAGAAGCCAATCTCACTGTGGGAGCCAATTGAAGTTAAAGCCGGCCAGAAACTTGTTGTTGGAAAGCTTTCATCTGGTTGCAGATCTTATATTGCTATCAGAGGAGGTATCGATGTTCCTGAATATTTGGGAAGTAGATCGACTTTTGCCTTAGGTAACTTGGGTGGTTACAATGGAAGAACTCTCAAGTTTGGTGATGTTTTGTTCTTAGCTGAACCTGAACTTGCCAGTTGTACTATCCCAGGCCCCATTTCAGAGCCAGCCCCTGTCCCCAAATCGTTGATTCCTACTTACTCTAACTCTTGGTCAGTTGCTGTCACCTGTGGTCCTCATGGCGCCCCTGATTTCTTCAAGCAGTCCAGTTTGGAAACATTCTTTTCTAGCGAATGGAAGGTCCATTACAACTCTAACAGATTTGGTGTCCGTCTTATTGGTCCCAAGCCCGAGTGGGCTCGTCCCGATGGTGGTGAAGCTGGTCTGCACCCCTCCAACGCCCACGATTATGTCTACTCGTTGGGTGCCATTAACTTCACTGGTGATGAGCCCGTGATTCTTACATGTGATGGTCCATCGCTTGGAGGATTTGTTTGTGCTGCAGTCGTTATTGAGTCGGAGATGTGGAAGATTGGCCAAGTTAAGCCTGGTGATAAGATCAAGTTTGTTCCTGTTACTTTTGATGATGCCATCAacatgaagaagaagtacgAGAACGTCGTTACTGAATTTGAGGATACCTCTTCCCATTTGGGAGAAATAACTCCAAGCCCTATTTACTCTCCTGTCCTGTATTCTCAAAAGGCAGACAAACTCAATCCCGATGTTGCTTACAGATTTGCCGGTGACAGATATATCCTTGTTGAATACGGTGAAAACATTATGGATTTGAACTTATCTTACAGAGTGCACCGTTTAACAGAGCTTGTACTTGGTAAAGTCGAAGGTGTTTTGGAAATGTCATCAGGCGTCCGATCTGTGTTGATTCAGTACGACTCGTTGAAAGTCAGCCAACAAGAACTTCTTAAGAAACTAACTGATATTGAGAAATCGATCTTGTTTGTTGACAACTGGCAGGTTCCTTCCAGAATCATCAAGCTACCCCTTGCATTTGAAGACAAgaagaccctggctgctgttgaccGTTATAAGGAGACCATCAGATCGTCGGCTCCCTGGCTCCCCAATAACGTGGACTTCCTTAAGGAGGTAAATGGATTGTCTGACAGAAACGATGTTCGTGATATTCTGTACCAAGCTCGTTTCTTAGTTCTTGGACTTGGCGATGTCTTCTTGGGTGCTCCTTGCGCTGTGCCTTTGGatcctcgtcatcgtctGCTAGGAACCAAGTACAATCCATCCAGATCATACACTCCTAATGGAACTGTGGGAATTGGTGGTATGTACATGTGTATCTATACCATGGAATCGCCCGGTGGTTATCAACTCGTCGGTCGCACAGTTCCAATCTGGGACAAGCTGATTCTCAACAAGGCTTCGGGTGACGATTCGCGTCCTTGGTTATTGTCTCCATTTGACCAGATCGAGTACTACCCAGTAAGTGAGGAGCAACTTGAGAAGTTCACTGAGGAAGTCGAGCATGGAAGATACaagtttgatattgaaaacACCATTTTCGACTACGGCGAGTATACTCGTTGGTTGAAGGCCAACCACGCTTCTATTAAAGCACACACTGAACGACAACTTGAAGGCACTGACGAGTTTGCCAGAATCATTCAAATCTCCAACGCCGAGCTCCAAAAGTCCACCGGTCCCAAAGACCACGGTGTCGAGGAGTTCTCTGAGAACGCTGTCCATGTCTACTCCGAAGTCACTGGTCGATTCTGGAAGCCCTGTCTTGTTGTAGGCGACCGTGTCGTCAAAGGAGGTGGTGTTGTCATTCTCGAAGCCATGAAGACCGAGATGGTTGTCAACGCCCCTACCGAGGGCAAAGTGGTCAAGATCTACCACGAAAACGGAGACATGGTCGAGGCTGGTGACCTCGTCGCCGTCATCGAGCCCTAA
- the CAB3 gene encoding phosphopantothenoylcysteine decarboxylase complex subunit CAB3 (Subunit of PPCDC and CoA-SPC complexes involved in CoA biosynthesis; subunits of the phosphopantothenoylcysteine decarboxylase (PPCDC) complex are: Cab3p, Sis2p, Vhs3p, while the subunits of the CoA-synthesizing protein complex (CoA-SPC) are: Cab2p, Cab3p, Cab4p, and Cab5p as well as Sis2p and Vhs3p; null mutant lethality is complemented by E. coli coaBC; GO_component: GO:0005737 - cytoplasm [Evidence IEA,IEA]; GO_component: GO:0005737 - cytoplasm [Evidence IDA] [PMID 14562095]; GO_component: GO:0005737 - cytoplasm [Evidence IDA] [PMID 14690591]; GO_component: GO:0071513 - phosphopantothenoylcysteine decarboxylase complex [Evidence IDA] [PMID 19915539]; GO_function: GO:0003824 - catalytic activity [Evidence IEA]; GO_function: GO:0004633 - phosphopantothenoylcysteine decarboxylase activity [Evidence ISS] [PMID 10592175]; GO_function: GO:0004633 - phosphopantothenoylcysteine decarboxylase activity [Evidence ISS] [PMID 14690591]; GO_function: GO:0004633 - phosphopantothenoylcysteine decarboxylase activity [Evidence IDA,IMP] [PMID 19915539]; GO_function: GO:0017076 - purine nucleotide binding [Evidence ISS] [PMID 7705654]; GO_process: GO:0015937 - coenzyme A biosynthetic process [Evidence IEA]; GO_process: GO:0015937 - coenzyme A biosynthetic process [Evidence ISS] [PMID 10592175]; GO_process: GO:0015937 - coenzyme A biosynthetic process [Evidence ISS] [PMID 14690591]; GO_process: GO:0015937 - coenzyme A biosynthetic process [Evidence IGI] [PMID 19266201]; GO_process: GO:0009651 - response to salt stress [Evidence IGI] [PMID 8923737]), translated as MTTPSNPTQPPLIQRQSSSANVQTSSLERRPSALSFTDLPPTSHPDTHPFHPHAQPTVSGLSRALTDKKKPITGVAVRRNSVDSENLHSPKGSKGLENSAQTTNSPVIAPTQVRDHEVVQHTQQRQPHQQHPLPGPNSTANSKATQHKYQQHQQHTIGQGGGTGTGSGSEDDGKVHILLAVTGSVATIKIALIIGKLKQVYKDQAEIQLIVTASAQHFMTGLKIPPDVKVWHDNDEWDSRHGVAETMLHVRLRRWADVLLIAPLSANTLAKIANGICNNLITSVIRSWNPAVPILIAPAMNTHMYTNPVTKKHLSIIKEDFTWIETLKPVEKVLVCGDIGMGGMREWSDIVDTLVKRLGGPSDDDDDEDDDDDAERTRDGDDEDDD; from the coding sequence ATGACAACGCCGTCTAATCCAACCCAGCCACCACTAATACAGCGACAATCGTCGTCTGCTAATGTTCAAACGAGTAGTTTAGAGAGAAGACCCAGTGCCTTGTCTTTCACCGACTTACCTCCAACTTCGCATCCTGATACACATCCATTCCATCCACACGCTCAACCGACTGTTTCAGGTCTTAGTAGAGCTCTTACagacaagaaaaaaccCATTACAGGTGTTGCAGTTCGTCGAAACAGTGTTGATAGCGAGAATTTACATAGTCCGAAGGGTAGTAAAGGACTTGAGAACTCCGCGCAGACAACTAATTCTCCAGTAATTGCACCAACTCAAGTTCGAGATCATGAAGTGGTGCAACACACACAGCAACGACAacctcatcaacaacacccTCTGCCAGGACCCAATAGTACAGCCAACTCGAAAGCAACTCAACACAAAtaccaacagcatcaacaacataCAATTGGGCAAGGAGGCGGAACTGGCACTGGGTCTGGtagtgaagatgatgggAAAGTTCATATTTTGTTAGCGGTTACGGGATCAGTTGCAACCATCAAGATCGCTCTTATCATAGGAAAGCTGAAACAAGTGTATAAAGATCAAGCTGAGATTCAGCTAATAGTTACTGCATCGGCACAACATTTCATGACTGGACTCAAGATTCCACCCGATGTAAAAGTGTGGCACGACAATGATGAGTGGGATTCTCGGCATGGCGTAGCTGAGACCATGCTTCATGTGCGGTTGAGGCGCTGGGCTGATGTTCTTTTAATTGCTCCTTTGTCGGCGAATACACTAGCCAAAATAGCGAATGGAATATGCAACAACCTTATTACATCAGTCATTCGATCTTGGAACCCTGCTGTTCCGATTCTCATTGCTCCCGCCATGAACACACACATGTACACGAATCCAGTGACGAAAAAGCACCTGTCAATTATCAAGGAGGATTTTACTTGGATTGAGACTTTGAAGCCAGTTGAAAAGGTTCTCGTGTGCGGTGATATTGGCATGGGAGGAATGAGGGAATGGTCTGACATTGTCGATACTCTGGTCAAGCGACTAGGCGGGCcatctgatgatgacgatgacgaagacgacgacgacgatgcTGAAAGGACACGAGACggtgacgatgaagacgacgactaA